One genomic segment of Ictalurus punctatus breed USDA103 chromosome 4, Coco_2.0, whole genome shotgun sequence includes these proteins:
- the b3gnt9 gene encoding UDP-GlcNAc:betaGal beta-1,3-N-acetylglucosaminyltransferase 9: MLSEQSKKRDLLNPGFLLLNRMRRIHMKGDVLCTLILLVLVCILWYAHQSLTPIWETVRIEHVSSSSRALLGAPTKGISLPSQTSCLLHCDHEPTLQVQTKSKPRTKLKSPKSQVKSKKKDGRKKATAKTTTVPTLPQFDFENYLRMKDQREFKVLIDQPEKCKGPKGAPYLLIAIKSVAVDFDKRQVVRHTWGREGVTQKGMNIVTVFLLGVPQNVTALPLWDRLLAYESHMFKDILLWDFEDTFFNLTLKETHFLQWVNSSCSNVQFIFKGDADVFVNIENILEMLGGRPAGEDLFVGDIIFHAKPIRRRNSKYFVPEFIYGQGIYPSYAGGGGFVMSGHTALRLHMACKEVELFPIDDVFLGMCLLRIGLKPSRHEGFRTFGIVRPSAAPHLQVFDPCFYRELMVVHSLNVPQIWLMWNLLHDPSVRCHTNQAHTAEPFKWIKNTAEQVETEESANADYDMQVFVKH, translated from the coding sequence ATGCTTAGTGAGCAATCTAAGAAAAGAGACTTGTTAAACCCTGGGTTTTTATTGTTGAACAGAATGAGGAGAATCCACATGAAGGGAGATGTGCTTTGCACCCTCATCTTGCTGGTATTAGTCTGTATTTTGTGGTATGCCCACCAGAGTTTAACACCTATCTGGGAGACGGTGCGTATCGAACATGTCTCTAGCAGCTCTCGAGCCCTTCTTGGAGCACCAACAAAAGGAATCTCGCTACCCTCTCAAACTTCTTGTTTACTTCATTGTGATCATGAGCCTACACTCCAGGTGCAAACCAAATCTAAACCACGGACTAAATTAAAATCTCCAAAAAGCCAAgttaaatcaaagaaaaaagatgGGAGGAAAAAAGCGACAGCGAAGACTACTACTGTGCCCACTCTTCCTCAGTTTGACTTTGAGAATTACCTTCGCATGAAGGACCAGCGGGAGTTCAAGGTGCTCATTGACCAGCCAGAGAAATGTAAAGGACCTAAAGGTGCACCATATTTACTGATTGCCATTAAATCAGTCGCAGTAGACTTTGACAAGCGACAGGTTGTGCGACACACCTGGGGCAGAGAAGGTGTAACCCAGAAAGGAATGAACATCGTGACTGTTTTTCTTCTTGGAGTGCCCCAGAATGTTACGGCGCTTCCCTTGTGGGACAGGTTGTTGGCATACGAGAGCCACATGTTCAAGGACATCCTGCTCTGGGACTTTGAGGACACGTTCTTTAATCTGACACTTAAAGAAACTCACTTCCTCCAATGGGTCAACTCAAGCTGTTCGAACGTGCAGTTCATTTTCAAGGGTGATGCGGACGTCTTTGTGAACATCGAAAACATTCTGGAAATGCTCGGCGGTAGACCAGCTGGTGAGGATCTTTTTGTCGGAGACATCATCTTCCACGCAAAACCAATTCGCAGACGTAACAGTAAATATTTTgttcctgaatttatatatggCCAGGGGATTTATCCTTCATATGCAGGAGGCGGAGGCTTTGTCATGTCAGGCCACACTGCACTTAGGTTGCATATGGCCTGCAAGGAAGTGGAACTCTTCCCCATAGACGACGTCTTCCTAGGAATGTGTCTGCTCAGGATCGGACTTAAACCGAGCCGCCACGAGGGTTTCCGTACCTTCGGAATCGTGCGTCCATCGGCAGCGCCACACCTGCAGGTGTTTGACCCATGTTTCTACCGAGAGTTGATGGTGGTGCACAGCCTGAATGTGCCACAGATCTGGCTTATGTGGAACCTCCTACATGACCCCAGCGTACGCTGTCATACTAATCAAGCTCATACAGCGGAACCATTCAAGTGGATAAAAAACACCGCTGAACAAGTTGAGACTGAGGAATCTGCTAATGCTGACTATGACATGCAAGTGTTTGTGAAGCACTGA
- the bbs2 gene encoding Bardet-Biedl syndrome 2 protein homolog, whose protein sequence is MLVPIFTLKLNHKINPRMVTVGKFDGVHPCLTAATQAGKVFIHNPHVRGKRQAAHRLSQSTQDSDITLLNINQAVSCLAAGILGPNTTGDTLLVGSQTSLLAYDVHDNADIFYREVTDGANAIVLGKLGNIHSPLAIIGGNCALQGFDYEGNDQFWTVTGDNVRSMVLCDFTGDGKNELLVGSEDFDIRVFREDELVSEMAENETVTSLCHMHGSRFGYALANGTVGVYDRTARYWRIKSKNHAMSIHAFDLNGDGVVELITGWSNGKIDARSDRTGEVIFKDNFSSSVAGVVEGDYRMDGQVQLICTSVEGEVRGYLPASKELKGNLMDTSVEQELVRELSQRKQNLLLELRNYEENNKAVPGAIEGESQMGVIPANTQLQTALSVRTATENQRAHIELSISTPNETIIRAVLIFAEGIFEGESHVVHPSAQSLSGCICVPIIPPKDIPVDLHIKAFVGGRTSTQFHVFEITRQLPRFSMYDLHVDPSTPQPKGRVTFSINDRPQRVVMWLNQNFLLPEGINSPNMTFTALRGEGLLSISMHSSGEITLNTDDIDLAGDLVQSLATFLAIEDLQAEADFPIYFEELRVTLTEVDEFHSVHQKLTAAMADHSSHIRNMLVQAEDARLMGDLKTMKKRYIELYNLNRDLINEYKIRSNNHNALLTRLKAVNQAIQRAGRLRVGKPKNQVITACRDAIKNNNINALFKLMRAGTASS, encoded by the exons ATGTTGGTCCCAATCTTCACCCTGAAGTTGAACCATAAGATTAACCCACGGATGGTTACTGTGGGGAAATTTGATGGCGTTCATCCATGTTTGACTGCAGCAACGCAAGCAGGCAAG GTATTCATCCACAACCCTCATGTTCGAGGGAAAAGGCAAGCAGCTCATCGCCTGAGTCAGAGTACCCAAGACTCCGACATCACCTTGCTTAATATTAACCAGGCAGTAAGCTGTCTTGCAGCTGGTATTTTGGGTCCCAACACAACAGGGGACACACTACTGGTGGGCTCCCAGACCAGCCTGCTCGCTTATGATGTACATGACAATGCTGACATATTCTACAGGGAG GTGACAGATGGAGCCAATGCCATTGTTTTGGGAAAGTTAGGGAACATCCATTCTCCCCTTGCTATTATTGGAGGAAACTGCGCTCTTCAAGGCTTTGACTATGAAGGAAACGATCAGTTCTGGACA GTGACGGGTGATAACGTGAGATCAATGGTGCTGTGTGATTTCACTGGTGATGGGAAGAATGAG CTTCTTGTGGGATCAGAAGATTTTGACATCAGGGTATTTCGAGAAGATGAGCTGGTGTCTGAGATGGCAGAGAATGAG aCTGTAACATCATTGTGTCACATGCACGGAAGCCGGTTCGGCTACGCTTTGGCTAACGGAACGGTGGGAGTGTATGACCGCACCGCCCGCTACTGGAGAATCAAG TCTAAAAATCATGCAATGAGCATCCATGCTTTTGACCTCAATGGTGATGGAGTTGTAGAGCTCATAACCGGTTGGTCTAATGGGAAG ATTGACGCTCGTAGTGATCGAACTGGTGAAGTTATCTTCAAGGACAACTTTTCTTCCTCAGTGGCTGGTGTGGTAGAGGGAGACTATCGCATGGATGGACAGGTCCAGCTTATTTGCACCTCTGTGGAGGGAGAAG TGCGTGGTTACCTTCCAGCCAGTAAGGAGCTGAAGGGGAATCTTATGGATACAAGTGTGGAACAAGAGCTCGTTAGAGAGTTGAGCCAGCGCAAACAGAACCTGTTACTGGAGCTACGGAACTATGAGGAAAATAACAAG gCTGTTCCTGGTGCCATAGAAGGGGAAAGTCAGATGGGTGTCATTCCTGCCAACACTCAGCTCCAAACAGCCTTGAGTGTACGAACAGCCACTGAGAACCAGAGAGCCCACATAGAGCTCAGCATATCTACACCCAATG AGACCATCATTCGTGCTGTGTTGATTTTTGCTGAGGGCATTTTTGAGGGGGAGAGTCATGTGGTGCACCCTAGTGCTCAGAGCCTGTCTGGCTGCATCTGTGTTCCCATAATTCCTCCTAAAGACATTCCAGTAGATCTGCACATTAAGGCCTTTGTGGGTGGAAGGACAAG TACACAGTTTCACGTGTTTGAGATAACTCGTCAGCTGCCTCGCTTCTCCATGTACGACCTTCATGTTGATCCCTCAACCCCCCAGCCAAAGGGAAGAGTCACGTTCAGTATCAACGACAGGCCACAAAGG GTTGTCATGTGGCTGAACCAGAACTTTTTACTACCTGAAGGCATTAACAGCCCAAACATGACATTCACAGCACTGCGTGGAGAAGGACTGCTGTCTATAAGTATGCACTCCagtggtgag ATAACACTAAATACAGATGACATCGACCTGGCAGGAGATCTGGTCCAATCACTGGCTACTTTTCTGGCCATTGAAGATTTGCAGGCTGAGGCTGATTTTCCTATCTACTTTGAGGAGCTTCGAGTCACTCTCACAGAG GTGGACGAATTCCACTCGGTGCATCAGAAGTTGACCGCAGCCATGGCGGATCACTCCAGCCACATCAGAAACATGCTGGTGCAGGCCGAAGATGCCAGGCTCATGGGGGACTT AAAGACCATGAAGAAGCGTTACATCGAGCTATACAACCTCAACCGAGATCTGATCAACGAATATAAAATCCGCTCCAACAACCACAATGCACTGTTGACCCGCCTTAAGGCTGTGAACCAAGCCATTCAGAGAGCCGGCAGGCTGAGAG tGGGAAAGCCAAAGAACCAGGTGATCACTGCCTGCAGGGACgccattaaaaacaacaacataaatgCCCTTTTTAAGCTCATGCGAGCAGGGACTGCTTCCTCGTGA